From the genome of Candidatus Bathyanammoxibius amoris, one region includes:
- a CDS encoding type I restriction enzyme HsdR N-terminal domain-containing protein codes for MAIEINKGLKKYIPIFRTTHEQAINEAETSLRISKFFEDVLGYDVFTEISKEHMIKDRYVDYAITIKGRIAFLVEVKQAGIKLKERHSEQASNYAANSGVPWVLLTNGKYWLLYHLTFDEGIQSDLVWSVDLLEDNPKVVASKIALLHKKNVQKGALENYLAKVKTLSPKSIVRAIFHEDTLKVIGKLLRRMSGVRVDEQDLADNIKKMLSKKAWEEIGDVKIKRKRKATRTKQAAKEAAPTPAQQTPIIQPPQEKEIQEGASGEL; via the coding sequence ATGGCAATTGAGATTAACAAGGGATTAAAGAAGTACATTCCTATTTTCCGCACAACGCACGAGCAAGCCATTAACGAAGCAGAGACCTCGTTGAGAATAAGCAAGTTTTTTGAGGATGTGTTGGGTTACGATGTTTTCACGGAAATATCAAAAGAGCACATGATCAAAGACCGTTACGTTGATTATGCTATAACAATAAAGGGCAGGATTGCGTTCCTCGTGGAAGTCAAGCAGGCCGGTATCAAGCTGAAGGAAAGACACAGTGAGCAAGCGAGTAACTATGCTGCCAATTCTGGGGTACCGTGGGTCCTATTAACAAATGGTAAATATTGGCTGTTGTACCACCTTACTTTTGATGAAGGAATCCAAAGCGACCTGGTCTGGTCTGTTGACCTTTTAGAAGACAACCCAAAGGTGGTGGCCTCCAAAATAGCCCTCCTCCACAAAAAGAACGTACAAAAAGGGGCGTTAGAGAATTATCTTGCTAAGGTTAAAACCCTTTCACCCAAAAGCATTGTTCGGGCTATATTCCACGAGGACACGTTAAAGGTGATAGGTAAACTCTTAAGAAGAATGTCGGGGGTGAGAGTTGACGAGCAGGATTTAGCGGACAATATAAAAAAGATGTTGTCTAAGAAGGCGTGGGAGGAAATCGGCGATGTAAAAATCAAGAGAAAGCGAAAGGCTACAAGAACAAAACAAGCCGCCAAAGAAGCGGCACCCACACCCGCACAACAGACACCCATTATCCAACCTCCACAGGAAAAAGAAATACAGGAAGGAGCATCGGGGGAATTGTAG
- a CDS encoding GYD domain-containing protein → MDNEGTIYIAHWTHTPENCPGRTSEGAKMLSDFWANRDAAGKKGIKILGSYVTVTEHDYYIIVQARDYKSVVEFFLPLVPTQTGSFRPVLPMDEWIKINQPK, encoded by the coding sequence GTGGATAATGAAGGCACTATTTATATAGCCCACTGGACCCATACCCCGGAGAACTGCCCCGGCAGGACCAGCGAGGGGGCGAAGATGCTCAGCGACTTCTGGGCGAACCGTGACGCCGCCGGGAAAAAGGGCATAAAAATCCTCGGTTCGTACGTCACCGTTACCGAGCATGATTATTATATAATCGTCCAGGCCAGGGACTATAAATCAGTAGTGGAGTTCTTCTTACCGCTCGTGCCCACGCAGACGGGTTCGTTCCGGCCCGTCCTTCCCATGGACGAGTGGATAAAGATAAACCAGCCGAAGTAG